Proteins from one Tautonia marina genomic window:
- a CDS encoding type II secretion system F family protein: protein MVGAVGGLVGAGVALPEGLRALAEESESARVQRGLVRLADRIEQGASLREAILVERGQMPDHLPGIVLAAERSGRPQELLLEAVRFERTDRELFQYLITRLAYPILLLCAFAVVFQVISRFVTLDLVAIYEDFGVQLPALTSALVRLSRWVDATGWALPVGSLLVVVLAWRFARGATLQGWRRVANGIPLFGRIWRNAAMAEFSALLAILLDARLTMPEALLLAGKGVRDPDLMSACLGASHEVEQGRSLLDAARQYRLFPTGFDRLLSWAETHQVLPDALRLASEIYLARARSQTTLLGVFLSAMAVAFVLIGVILVVLGLYMPTLKLLSELTGGPFSMFW, encoded by the coding sequence ATGGTCGGGGCTGTGGGTGGGCTGGTCGGGGCCGGGGTGGCCTTGCCTGAAGGTTTGCGAGCCCTGGCGGAGGAATCGGAATCGGCGAGGGTCCAGCGGGGCCTGGTTCGCCTGGCTGACCGGATTGAGCAGGGCGCATCGCTCCGTGAGGCGATCTTGGTCGAGCGGGGTCAGATGCCGGATCACCTGCCGGGGATCGTTCTGGCCGCGGAACGCTCAGGTCGGCCGCAGGAACTCTTGCTTGAGGCCGTTCGGTTCGAACGGACCGACCGAGAATTGTTCCAGTATCTGATCACACGATTGGCCTATCCGATCCTATTGCTTTGTGCGTTTGCAGTGGTTTTCCAGGTCATTTCTCGGTTCGTCACCCTGGATCTGGTGGCGATATATGAGGATTTCGGCGTGCAGCTTCCCGCCTTGACCAGCGCGCTGGTCAGACTTTCCCGATGGGTCGATGCGACCGGCTGGGCGCTTCCCGTGGGAAGTCTGCTGGTGGTCGTGCTGGCCTGGCGATTCGCCCGTGGGGCGACGCTTCAGGGATGGAGGCGGGTTGCCAACGGTATTCCCCTGTTCGGGCGGATCTGGCGAAACGCGGCGATGGCTGAGTTCTCGGCACTGCTGGCGATCCTGCTCGATGCGCGATTGACCATGCCCGAGGCGTTGCTGCTGGCCGGCAAGGGGGTTCGTGATCCTGACTTGATGTCGGCATGTCTTGGGGCATCGCACGAGGTTGAGCAAGGCCGTTCGCTGCTCGACGCCGCTCGGCAGTACCGATTGTTCCCGACCGGGTTTGATCGGCTGCTTTCCTGGGCCGAGACCCACCAGGTCCTCCCCGATGCGCTTCGTCTGGCCTCGGAGATCTATCTGGCCCGAGCACGATCGCAGACCACGCTCCTCGGGGTGTTCCTCTCGGCGATGGCGGTGGCGTTTGTGCTGATTGGGGTCATCCTGGTCGTGCTCGGGCTCTACATGCCAACGCTCAAGTTGCTCTCGGAGTTAACGGGCGGACCCTTCTCCATGTTTTGGTGA
- a CDS encoding type II secretion system F family protein produces MNTSSSQESSERNPLPAGLIPGDEPGRPLPTSRSMTLRDAMLVIVVVAVLVRLAMPAGLGVVILLLVVVVLAGVAGGVAMLVRGRSIGSEPMLRVVSNAVERGLPLEPGIEACGALCGGGMQRRSRAVVALMERGVPIGEAFARVPGSFPRQGIVSLRMGWDGPVLGQALRSLGQRQSARQPFHAHIRARLTYLIWTLLVMQVVITFLMFWVGPKIEAISIDFGVELPAITRWTFALAHHPAVGPTVAALVLLQLVGLPLLAFTAFDPMDWGFTLVDRLLIKRHGATVLRALAGEVALNRPMPEALDRIAQAHTSRLVRQRLRWVAARVARGQSWTQSLTTAGLIRPNDGAVLDAASGAGNLAWALEHQANGLDRRVGYRVIVWSQILYPVAIIALAVPVVLFMLTYFLPLVTIIRAMAS; encoded by the coding sequence ATGAATACGTCTTCGAGTCAAGAATCTTCTGAGCGGAACCCGCTGCCTGCGGGGCTGATTCCGGGGGACGAACCGGGCCGTCCGCTCCCCACATCACGGTCGATGACGTTGCGCGATGCGATGCTCGTGATCGTGGTCGTGGCGGTCCTGGTCCGCCTTGCCATGCCGGCGGGTCTGGGGGTTGTCATTCTGCTGCTCGTTGTGGTGGTGCTGGCGGGAGTGGCAGGAGGCGTCGCCATGCTCGTTCGGGGCCGGTCGATTGGCTCGGAGCCGATGCTGCGAGTCGTCTCGAACGCGGTTGAGCGTGGTTTGCCTCTGGAACCCGGCATCGAGGCGTGCGGCGCCCTCTGCGGAGGGGGCATGCAACGGCGATCCCGGGCGGTCGTGGCCCTGATGGAGCGGGGAGTGCCGATAGGTGAGGCCTTCGCCCGCGTTCCCGGCTCGTTCCCTCGCCAGGGGATTGTCTCGCTCCGCATGGGGTGGGATGGCCCGGTGCTGGGTCAGGCCCTTCGGTCGTTGGGGCAGCGGCAATCGGCACGCCAACCGTTTCATGCCCACATCCGAGCTCGGCTGACGTACCTGATCTGGACCCTCCTGGTGATGCAGGTCGTGATCACGTTCCTGATGTTCTGGGTTGGCCCGAAAATTGAAGCCATCTCGATCGATTTCGGTGTGGAACTCCCGGCGATTACGCGGTGGACCTTTGCCCTGGCTCATCATCCTGCGGTGGGGCCGACCGTGGCGGCCCTGGTGCTCCTGCAACTGGTCGGCTTGCCGTTGCTGGCGTTCACGGCGTTCGATCCGATGGATTGGGGGTTCACGCTGGTCGACCGGCTGTTGATCAAACGCCACGGGGCAACGGTGCTGCGAGCCCTGGCCGGAGAGGTCGCGTTGAACCGTCCCATGCCGGAGGCCCTGGATCGGATCGCTCAGGCGCACACAAGCCGATTGGTTCGGCAACGGCTCCGGTGGGTGGCGGCTCGTGTCGCTCGGGGGCAGTCGTGGACGCAATCGCTGACCACCGCAGGATTGATTCGACCGAACGACGGCGCAGTGCTCGATGCGGCATCGGGTGCCGGGAACCTTGCCTGGGCACTGGAGCATCAGGCGAACGGGCTGGATCGGCGGGTCGGATACCGCGTGATTGTTTGGAGCCAGATCCTGTATCCGGTTGCCATCATTGCACTGGCAGTTCCGGTGGTTCTGTTCATGCTCACGTATTTTCTCCCCCTTGTGACCATCATTCGGGCGATGGCGTCATGA
- a CDS encoding UvrB/UvrC motif-containing protein encodes MRRDIDEALRGWPYDPEFDEVEAREILARDGRTVLQIRVDLGVLQMELDGRPDGARPRGFLTYLDYLRHRSKFRRRRRSQAAADPGPVGWSMTPEHCAEADRELVQFYHRRVAFLTLQHYERALRDAEHSLNLMDFIADFGPTPEYVERHERLRAGILFDRTQASAALALERTSPEEAIDAIREGIDRLERHARTLLEMDDLDDFEALELPPGELETPTVAYIERLRRLEGEVRHHFEVPKTLREQLDEAVEHEDYERAARLRDQIRSRSRS; translated from the coding sequence ATGCGGCGCGATATTGACGAGGCCCTTCGGGGCTGGCCCTACGACCCCGAGTTCGACGAGGTCGAAGCCCGAGAAATCCTGGCGCGCGACGGTCGTACCGTCCTCCAGATCCGGGTCGATCTTGGCGTGCTTCAGATGGAACTCGACGGCCGACCCGACGGCGCACGACCTCGCGGCTTCTTGACCTACCTCGACTACCTCCGCCATCGCTCCAAATTCCGGAGGCGTCGGCGATCACAGGCCGCCGCCGATCCCGGCCCGGTCGGATGGTCGATGACGCCCGAACACTGCGCCGAGGCCGACCGCGAACTCGTGCAGTTCTACCACCGCCGTGTCGCCTTCCTCACGCTCCAGCACTACGAGCGTGCCCTCCGCGACGCCGAGCACAGCCTCAACCTGATGGATTTCATCGCCGACTTCGGCCCGACCCCCGAATACGTCGAGCGTCACGAGCGCCTTCGCGCCGGCATCCTTTTCGACCGGACTCAGGCCTCCGCCGCCCTCGCTCTGGAACGGACCAGCCCCGAGGAAGCAATCGACGCCATCCGCGAGGGGATCGACCGGCTCGAACGTCACGCCCGGACCCTCCTCGAAATGGACGATCTCGACGACTTCGAGGCCCTCGAACTCCCCCCGGGCGAACTCGAAACGCCGACCGTCGCCTACATCGAGCGCCTCCGCCGCCTGGAAGGGGAGGTCCGGCATCATTTCGAGGTCCCCAAGACCCTCCGCGAACAGCTCGACGAGGCGGTCGAACACGAAGACTACGAACGCGCCGCCCGCCTCCGCGACCAGATCCGCTCCCGAAGCCGCTCCTGA
- a CDS encoding phasin family protein — protein MFELVKRTLFTGVGLAAMTKEKLEELGKEVARQADLSEAEAAKFQAELEHRATTAQEDLQAEIDRRIEQVSQRLGLARAEDTATLSAKVAALSARLEALEARLSADELASDSDNEG, from the coding sequence ATGTTCGAACTTGTGAAGCGAACCCTGTTTACCGGCGTCGGCCTTGCGGCGATGACGAAGGAGAAGCTTGAGGAACTGGGCAAGGAGGTGGCTCGTCAGGCCGACCTGAGTGAAGCCGAAGCCGCCAAGTTCCAGGCCGAACTCGAACATCGGGCCACGACCGCGCAAGAGGATCTTCAAGCGGAGATCGACCGGCGCATCGAGCAAGTCTCGCAACGGCTTGGTCTGGCTCGGGCCGAGGATACCGCCACGCTTTCGGCCAAGGTCGCGGCCCTCTCGGCCCGGCTCGAAGCCCTCGAAGCACGTCTGAGTGCGGACGAATTGGCCTCCGACTCGGACAATGAAGGCTGA
- a CDS encoding PaaI family thioesterase, whose product MASPEDQPPPDSAPTPVPADLSYGGFWELLGMVPLEPAQPGGPSRVKLVVEPQHLRSLGLMHGGVTAAMLDSFMGRAAFAHSPPGHHLVTLQLNVHFVRAARVGDTLIADGEVQHNGRRTAVVRSELRTDQGSLIATGSGTFMHLPTDPQTPDRS is encoded by the coding sequence ATGGCGTCTCCCGAGGACCAACCACCCCCCGATTCCGCTCCCACTCCGGTTCCGGCCGACCTCTCCTACGGTGGGTTCTGGGAACTGCTCGGCATGGTTCCCCTCGAACCTGCTCAACCGGGAGGACCGAGCCGTGTGAAGCTCGTTGTGGAACCGCAGCATCTCCGAAGCCTCGGCCTGATGCACGGTGGTGTCACGGCGGCCATGCTGGATTCGTTTATGGGACGAGCCGCCTTCGCCCACTCCCCTCCGGGGCATCATCTGGTGACCTTGCAGCTCAACGTCCACTTCGTCCGAGCCGCTCGGGTTGGCGATACGCTCATCGCCGATGGCGAGGTACAGCACAACGGACGACGAACCGCCGTGGTCCGCAGTGAGCTCCGAACCGATCAGGGAAGCCTCATCGCCACCGGCTCCGGCACGTTCATGCACCTGCCGACCGATCCTCAGACCCCAGATCGTTCCTGA
- a CDS encoding GspE/PulE family protein has protein sequence MLAGLDPASPQFATEAVGVLLETARAVGASDLHFQPIAEGLEIRHRIDGVLQPMALLPSQVAPNVVARLKVLAHLLTYRTDLPQEGRIPSQPGQAEIRVSTFPTLLGERVVVRFFAEPGRLLDLDQLGFPGDLLESLRSALVETSGLIVLAGPAGSGKTTTLYACLRALAHSSAGHRCLVTLEDPIEAAVEGVVQAQVNPSAGFTLESGLRSLLRQDPEVIAVGEIRDPDTAESAFQAALTGHLVLTTFHAGSASGAIGRLAEMGIEPYLLRSGLRAVLALRLVRRLCHGCSRPISADDPAMLGLPLQSARVASGCDACRGTGYQGRMPMAEFLLPHEGPVAQAVLNRADVDRIEAAARLSQMVGLWDRALEAVAAGRTSPAEVRRVLGLQTPKREDDRPFPS, from the coding sequence GTGCTTGCCGGGCTCGACCCCGCCTCCCCGCAGTTTGCGACGGAGGCGGTTGGCGTGCTCCTGGAAACGGCCCGTGCGGTCGGGGCCAGCGACCTGCATTTCCAGCCGATCGCCGAGGGGCTGGAGATTCGCCATCGGATTGACGGCGTCTTGCAACCGATGGCCTTGCTTCCGTCACAGGTCGCACCCAATGTTGTGGCCCGGCTCAAAGTGCTTGCACATCTGCTGACTTATCGAACCGACCTTCCCCAGGAAGGGCGAATTCCCTCGCAACCGGGCCAGGCCGAGATTCGCGTCAGCACGTTTCCGACGCTCCTGGGGGAACGGGTGGTCGTGCGGTTCTTTGCGGAACCGGGGCGATTGCTCGACCTCGATCAACTGGGTTTTCCTGGCGATCTGCTCGAATCCCTGCGCTCGGCGCTGGTCGAAACATCGGGTCTGATTGTATTGGCCGGCCCCGCCGGAAGCGGCAAAACAACAACCCTTTATGCGTGCCTGCGTGCCCTGGCACATTCCTCGGCCGGCCACCGATGCCTCGTCACGCTGGAAGACCCGATCGAAGCGGCCGTCGAGGGGGTGGTGCAAGCGCAGGTGAACCCCTCGGCCGGGTTCACGCTGGAATCGGGGTTGCGCTCGTTGCTCCGGCAGGACCCGGAAGTGATCGCCGTGGGGGAGATCCGCGACCCCGACACGGCGGAGTCGGCCTTTCAGGCAGCCCTGACGGGGCATCTTGTGCTGACCACCTTTCACGCGGGATCGGCGAGCGGAGCAATCGGTCGGCTGGCTGAGATGGGGATCGAACCGTATTTGCTGCGTAGTGGGCTTCGAGCCGTCCTGGCGTTGCGACTCGTCCGGCGGCTGTGCCACGGCTGTTCCCGACCGATCTCGGCCGACGATCCCGCAATGCTGGGCCTTCCGCTGCAGTCGGCCCGAGTGGCCTCGGGCTGCGACGCCTGCCGAGGGACCGGGTATCAGGGTCGCATGCCGATGGCCGAATTTCTCCTTCCCCATGAGGGACCGGTTGCCCAAGCCGTGCTCAATCGAGCTGATGTGGATCGGATCGAAGCCGCTGCGAGGTTGTCGCAGATGGTTGGCCTGTGGGATCGAGCGCTCGAGGCAGTGGCCGCGGGCCGGACCAGCCCCGCCGAGGTGCGCCGGGTTCTCGGGCTTCAGACGCCCAAGAGGGAGGACGATCGCCCATTCCCCTCCTAA
- a CDS encoding MutS-related protein yields the protein MSDRHRKIADGRLLVFAVGLVLAVVTIGLGWGSPWWLLVPTVVFVGLVIAYDTVGRSHRRAERRVAFYEAGLARLEDRWPGRGDPGNRFLKPDHPFDADLDLFGSGSVFERLCTARTGSGKTTLAAWLHHPAEVDEIRARHEAVAELRDRLDLREDLALLGDDIEQGLHPTTLIAWAKAPAVLQSPLIPLAASLLAVLNLAALAAWIVGMGGIPLMATIAATLILSRSLRNDLAQTLGTVDERAEELRLLESLLARIEHEPFTSARLLMIRDSQTGDYEPPSRQIARLARLVMLLDFRRNQLFAPLAFLLLWGIHLGLAIERWRNRSGRSIEQWLDAVGQFEALCALASYAYERPHDPFPEIVDESEGPVIEAQALGHPLIPDTQNVRNDVRLGGADGPRVLLVSGSNMSGKSTLLRSVGVNVVLALAGAPVRADRLRLSPMSVGSTLRVQDSLQAGRSRFYAEITRLRTLVDLASSPPPLLFLLDEILHGTNSHDRRSGAQGVVKGLLDRGAIGFVTTHDLALAEIVAGLGHRAENVHFEDHLEDGQMRFDYIMRPGVVQKSNALELMRAVGLDV from the coding sequence TTGAGCGACCGGCATCGGAAGATTGCCGATGGCCGCTTGCTGGTCTTCGCCGTGGGGCTGGTTCTGGCCGTCGTGACGATTGGGCTGGGTTGGGGGTCGCCCTGGTGGTTGCTGGTGCCGACGGTTGTCTTTGTGGGCCTGGTGATCGCCTACGACACGGTCGGGCGATCGCATCGGCGCGCGGAACGTCGGGTCGCCTTCTACGAGGCCGGGCTGGCTCGGCTGGAAGACCGATGGCCCGGCCGAGGCGATCCCGGCAATCGCTTCTTAAAACCGGATCATCCGTTCGACGCCGACCTTGATTTGTTCGGGTCCGGATCGGTCTTCGAACGGCTTTGCACCGCCCGCACCGGCTCTGGAAAAACGACGCTCGCGGCCTGGCTGCATCACCCGGCCGAGGTGGACGAGATTCGAGCCCGGCACGAGGCGGTGGCGGAGCTGCGCGATCGGCTCGATCTACGCGAAGACCTCGCCTTGCTGGGAGACGACATCGAGCAGGGCCTGCATCCGACCACCCTGATTGCCTGGGCCAAGGCTCCTGCCGTCTTGCAATCCCCCTTGATTCCCCTGGCCGCCTCGCTGCTGGCCGTCCTGAACCTGGCCGCGCTGGCCGCCTGGATCGTGGGGATGGGGGGAATCCCGCTGATGGCAACGATTGCGGCCACCTTGATCCTGTCTCGATCGCTTCGGAATGACCTGGCTCAGACGCTCGGCACCGTGGATGAGCGGGCCGAGGAGCTACGATTGCTGGAATCGCTGCTGGCGAGGATTGAACACGAGCCGTTCACATCGGCCCGGCTCTTGATGATTCGAGACAGCCAAACGGGGGACTACGAACCGCCCTCTCGACAGATTGCGCGACTGGCCCGACTGGTGATGCTGCTCGACTTCCGACGGAACCAGTTGTTTGCGCCGCTGGCGTTTCTCCTGCTCTGGGGAATTCATCTCGGACTGGCCATCGAACGCTGGAGGAACCGATCGGGCCGATCGATTGAGCAATGGCTCGACGCCGTCGGTCAGTTCGAAGCCCTTTGCGCGCTGGCGTCGTATGCGTATGAGCGGCCGCACGACCCGTTCCCGGAGATCGTGGACGAGTCGGAAGGCCCGGTGATCGAGGCTCAGGCGCTTGGGCATCCGTTGATCCCGGACACCCAGAACGTTCGGAACGATGTCCGCCTGGGAGGCGCCGATGGCCCCCGTGTGCTGCTGGTGAGCGGATCGAACATGTCGGGCAAGAGCACGCTGTTGCGATCGGTGGGGGTGAACGTCGTGCTGGCGCTGGCGGGGGCTCCGGTTCGAGCCGATCGGCTGCGGCTTTCTCCGATGAGCGTGGGATCGACGCTCCGGGTGCAAGATTCGCTGCAGGCGGGGCGATCGCGGTTTTACGCCGAGATTACGCGGTTGCGGACGCTGGTGGATCTGGCCTCAAGCCCTCCCCCCCTGCTCTTTCTGCTCGATGAAATCCTGCACGGGACGAACTCGCACGACCGGCGATCGGGAGCACAGGGTGTGGTGAAGGGATTGCTCGACCGCGGGGCGATCGGCTTTGTGACGACGCACGACCTGGCGCTGGCCGAGATCGTCGCGGGCCTCGGGCATCGGGCGGAGAACGTCCACTTCGAGGACCATCTGGAAGACGGGCAGATGCGGTTCGATTACATCATGCGTCCCGGGGTCGTTCAGAAAAGTAATGCGCTGGAGTTGATGCGAGCCGTGGGGCTGGACGTCTGA
- a CDS encoding TIGR04283 family arsenosugar biosynthesis glycosyltransferase, with translation MSVVIPTLNEAKTIGSCLDHLADQGVDEVIVADAGSPDGTADRASRAGARVVAAPKGRGVQQNRGALEASGDVLLFLHADCRLEGGAIAELQRFVARCPKVPGGCFRMRVDGPEWAFRAIDAAAHLRAGVLGVPYGDQGIFVPRWAFDRVGGFPELPLMEDVYLMLRLRRLGRIALLPKRIEVSARRWRNQGILGQSLRNWALTAGAAGGMSTETLARFYPVVR, from the coding sequence GTGTCGGTCGTCATTCCGACGCTCAACGAAGCCAAGACGATCGGATCGTGCCTCGATCATCTCGCCGACCAGGGGGTCGATGAGGTGATCGTGGCCGATGCCGGCAGCCCTGACGGCACGGCCGATCGGGCGAGTCGGGCCGGGGCTCGGGTCGTGGCCGCTCCGAAAGGCCGAGGAGTTCAGCAAAATCGGGGAGCGTTGGAGGCGTCGGGAGACGTCTTGCTGTTCCTCCATGCCGATTGCCGGCTTGAAGGCGGGGCGATTGCCGAGTTGCAGCGGTTCGTCGCCCGGTGCCCGAAAGTGCCGGGCGGCTGCTTTCGGATGCGGGTGGATGGGCCGGAATGGGCCTTTCGCGCGATCGACGCCGCGGCGCACCTCCGGGCGGGAGTTCTGGGGGTTCCGTACGGCGATCAAGGGATTTTCGTTCCGCGATGGGCGTTTGACCGGGTCGGCGGGTTTCCGGAATTGCCCTTGATGGAAGACGTGTATCTGATGCTCCGATTGCGGAGACTGGGAAGGATTGCGTTGCTTCCGAAGCGGATTGAGGTCTCGGCAAGGCGCTGGCGGAACCAGGGGATTCTGGGCCAGAGTCTGCGCAACTGGGCCCTGACGGCGGGGGCCGCGGGAGGGATGTCGACCGAGACGCTCGCCCGGTTTTACCCGGTGGTTCGGTGA
- a CDS encoding type II secretion system F family protein, producing the protein MSSRGAIDRLSMDELIALNEEIVALVRAGVPIERGLVGIGGDWKGRLGRVAEALGRRMEAEGCSLTDAFANESRPMPDLYRAIIEAGMRAGRLTAALEGLTTFVRSQTDLRRTITLAMLYPAILLVMAYGLFLGFVTVLAPRLELSARLLGGSTASLAVLSALGRWAWIWGPIGLLILGIVAWLWMRSGRVSALGLEVGGAWRLVFPGVKTQIALTRCGLFADLLALLLENRVPMPDALRLSSRAIGDARLREASDRLADAIQRGERWPRSMAPEASQAFPPMLRWLIGSGAVQGDLPQALRVAARTYRDRAAARAELQRLVIPTVFLVGIGGTAVLLYGLTLFVPFTALLESLN; encoded by the coding sequence ATGTCGAGCCGGGGAGCGATTGATCGGCTTTCGATGGACGAACTGATCGCGCTGAACGAGGAGATCGTGGCGCTGGTTCGGGCTGGGGTGCCGATTGAGCGAGGGCTGGTGGGGATCGGTGGGGACTGGAAGGGGCGGCTCGGGCGGGTGGCGGAGGCCCTCGGCAGGCGGATGGAGGCCGAGGGGTGTTCGCTGACCGATGCATTCGCAAATGAGTCGCGCCCGATGCCGGATCTGTACCGGGCCATCATCGAGGCGGGGATGCGAGCGGGCCGGTTGACCGCGGCGCTGGAAGGCCTGACCACGTTCGTTCGATCGCAGACGGATCTGCGACGAACGATCACCCTTGCCATGCTTTACCCGGCGATTCTGCTGGTGATGGCGTATGGCCTGTTCCTCGGCTTTGTGACGGTCCTGGCTCCTCGGCTGGAACTGAGTGCGCGATTGCTGGGAGGTTCGACGGCCTCGCTTGCGGTGCTGAGCGCCCTCGGCCGGTGGGCGTGGATCTGGGGACCGATCGGCCTGCTGATTCTGGGAATCGTTGCCTGGCTGTGGATGCGATCGGGCCGGGTGTCAGCCCTGGGTCTTGAGGTCGGAGGGGCCTGGAGGCTCGTGTTTCCAGGGGTCAAAACCCAGATCGCACTGACCCGGTGCGGATTGTTCGCGGACTTGCTCGCGCTGTTGCTGGAGAACCGGGTGCCGATGCCCGACGCCCTGCGGCTTTCCTCCCGAGCCATCGGTGATGCGAGGCTGCGTGAGGCGAGCGACCGGCTGGCCGATGCGATTCAACGCGGCGAGCGATGGCCCAGATCGATGGCACCCGAGGCATCGCAGGCGTTTCCGCCGATGCTTCGCTGGTTGATTGGTTCGGGAGCCGTTCAAGGGGATCTGCCCCAGGCGCTTCGTGTGGCCGCCCGGACTTACCGCGATCGAGCGGCGGCTCGGGCGGAACTTCAACGGCTCGTCATTCCCACCGTGTTTCTCGTGGGGATCGGAGGGACCGCGGTGTTGCTCTACGGGTTGACGCTGTTCGTCCCGTTTACGGCTCTGCTGGAATCCCTGAACTGA
- a CDS encoding dihydroorotate dehydrogenase electron transfer subunit has protein sequence MDAVVPACAAHRSVEIVENVPIARGTYRIRLLAPEMARCIIPGQFLMIRPTRQGSTDPFFGRPFALYDIVPGPSGTPEAIDIVYLVIGRGTAALTERRAGETVEVWGPLGNGFGPPPEDGGPVTFVAGGIGQTPFLALGRWWTGRQSYGAEPTGWTGPVASSSELLYGVRTAELAAGVEDFERAGIRVALATDDGSAGFHGFVTTLLEQRLQAGHRPSKLVGCGPPAMLSVLAGIADREGIPCDVSLENQMSCGFGACFSCVVPMRQADGSTDLKRVCVEGPIVRAAEVAWPLGGGH, from the coding sequence ATGGATGCGGTGGTTCCGGCCTGTGCGGCGCATCGTTCGGTGGAGATCGTCGAGAATGTCCCGATCGCCAGGGGGACGTACCGCATCCGGCTGCTGGCCCCGGAGATGGCGCGTTGCATCATTCCGGGGCAGTTCTTGATGATCCGGCCGACGCGCCAGGGCTCGACCGACCCGTTCTTCGGTCGACCGTTCGCGTTGTATGACATTGTGCCAGGGCCTTCGGGAACTCCGGAAGCGATCGACATTGTTTACCTGGTGATCGGTCGAGGCACGGCCGCACTGACCGAGCGCCGGGCGGGGGAAACCGTGGAGGTCTGGGGGCCGCTCGGTAACGGCTTCGGCCCCCCTCCCGAGGACGGAGGCCCGGTGACGTTCGTGGCCGGGGGAATCGGGCAAACGCCGTTTCTCGCGCTCGGTCGATGGTGGACCGGCCGGCAATCGTACGGGGCCGAGCCGACCGGCTGGACGGGTCCGGTCGCGTCGTCGAGCGAGTTGCTTTACGGAGTGCGCACCGCGGAACTTGCCGCGGGGGTCGAGGACTTCGAGCGGGCCGGCATCCGCGTGGCACTGGCGACCGACGACGGATCAGCAGGCTTTCACGGGTTCGTGACGACCTTGCTGGAGCAGCGGTTGCAAGCGGGGCACCGGCCGAGCAAGCTTGTCGGGTGCGGGCCTCCGGCGATGCTCAGCGTGCTGGCGGGGATTGCCGATCGGGAAGGGATTCCGTGCGACGTGTCGCTTGAAAACCAGATGTCGTGCGGCTTCGGGGCCTGTTTTAGCTGCGTCGTGCCGATGCGACAGGCCGACGGCTCGACCGACCTGAAACGGGTGTGCGTGGAAGGGCCGATTGTGAGGGCGGCGGAGGTGGCCTGGCCGCTGGGCGGCGGGCATTGA